The Microbacterium amylolyticum genome includes the window AGGGAGCGGGCCGGTACGACGCCGCTATCGCGACGCTCTCTGACGGGCGCGATCTGGTTGTGCGGATTCCGACCGATGACGATGCGCTGGCAGATGCCGAAAGCGAGCTCATCGCCCTGCGTGCGCTCACACACGGTGTTCGGGATTTGCTCCCGTTTGACGCACCTGAGTTCCTGGGTTCTGCGCCGGTTCTCGACAGCCGCGTCATCGTCACTGATTACCTTCCGGGTTATCAGGTCGAGGCGGCACACGTCCCGCGCGGGCGCGGCATCGCCCACGAGCTCGGACGGGGCATTGCGCGTATTCACGCTCTTCCCCCGTCAATCGTGCGCTCAGCCGGGTTGCCAGAACGCTCCCCTTCCGACGCCAGAGCAGACCTGGAAAAGCTCTTGGATGTCATCGGCCGTTCCGGCCGTGTTCCCGTGCGGCTCATGGTGCGGTGGCGAGAAGCGGCAGAAGACGAGCGACTCTGGTCGTACGAGTCGACAGTTGTTCTCGGTGGCGTTCAGACCACGTCGTTCCTGTTTGATGACGATGACACCGGTGAACCTCGTCTGACAGGGCTCCTTGATTGGCATGGTCTGGCGATCGGCGATCCGGCGATCGACATGCACTGGACAGCCTCGGCTCCGGACGCGGCCGACGATGTCTTCACGGCCTACGCTGCTGCGTCCGTTCGGGCGCCCGATGGCGCGATGCGTGTTCGGGCACGCCTTCACGCTGAGCTCGAGTTTGCGAAGTGGCTCGTTCACGGTGTCGAAGCGCACCGCGCCGATATCGTCGACGATGCGGCAGACCTCCTCGAATCGCTGTCAGCAGGCCTTGCCGATGATCAACTCCTCTCAGATCTCCCCGATCGCGAGAGGGCTGATGTGAGCGAGGTGATCGCGTTGCTGGATCGAGTTCCGCGCGCGCACGGAAGTGACGACACTCCCCGGCGCGCCGACACATCGATGCATACGGATGCCTTTTCGCCAGAGGAACTGCGGCTGCACGCCGACGAGGACTGGGACGCCGCGCCACCACGGCGCGACACGGCCGAGGAATCCACTCAGCCGCTCTCGCCGCCCGCGGAGTAGCACAGAGCGATTCCGCGCCGCGGCCTATCGGGCGCGCGCCGCGTGCCACCGTTCGACCAGCTCGTCTTCCGTGACAACACGGTCGTCGCGGAGAACGAGGTTGTCGGGAACGTAGAACAGCGCGACGTCGATGTCCTCGAGAGGAACGCCGTGCTGACGGTGGTACGCAAGACGGTAGAGGGCGAGCTGCAGCATCCGGTCCTCTCTCTCGGTGTCGGTTTTCGGGGCTCTTCCCGTTTTCCAATCGACAATCTCGATGCGCCCGCCCCGATCGTCGCGCTCGAATACCGCGTCAAGTTTGCAAATGATGAGGTGCGGGGTCCCGCCATCAAGAGCGGGCATCGCGAAGTTCACCTCGGTCTCCACGGCTCGTGGGCTCAGCCCACCCCACTCGCTCGCTTCGAAAATCTCGCGGAGGCGTTGGAGGTCGGATTCGTCCTGCGCTGATGCCTCACCGCGGCGTTCATCAAGATCCTCGTCGATCTCCCACAGGGGATCGTCCGGTGTTGCCGCCTGGCCAACGAGACCGGAGCGCTGCTCCACCCACTGGTGGAACAGCGTGCCGAGTCGCGTCTGCCGAAAGGGCTTCTCGGGCATCGGCCGAAGGAGTTCAGCGGATGTTCCGGCGAAGTCGGTGACGTAGTCCTTGAACTTTGACGCCGGGATCCGTGTGGGGATCGTCGCCGGAATTTCTCGCTCACGCTCGGCGCGCTCTGCGAGCAGAAGAGCGAGTTGCCCGCTCGGCTCGGCTGGGGCGGCCGCACGAACAGCTTCCGCCGCCGCGCGCACGCGCGGACCGCGATCCCCCAGAGGATCGAGCGGCCACTCCACCGTTACCCCTGCGCCCTCGTAGGGGTTCGTTGCGTCGTCGGCTGGCTCTTCGATGAGGCCGAGGCCCAGCTCCTCCATGATCTCGATCAAAAAGTCGCTGGGCTTCTTCGGCTTCTTCTGACCGGCCCAGTGGGACCCTGTCAGCAAGAGTTCCCCGCGTGCCCGCGTAACGGCGACGTAGGCCAGACGGCGCTCCTCCGCAAGCTGGTGCTCCCTGTTGGCGGCGGCGAAGTCGGCGAACGCTGCCCTCAGCTGTTTGGTCTCAGCACGGAGCTGCTTTGCGTCAGCGATGCTGGCGGGCGCCACCCATTCAAAGACGGGAAGCGCTCGAACGTCTCCGCGGAAGGGGTATGGCAGTTTCCCGAGCCCGAAGCCACCGAGTCTGCCGCGGGAGGGGCCGGGCAGTTCACCGTCGAGAAGCCGAACGACCGCGACGGAATCCCATTCGAGCCCCTTTGACCCGTGCATCGTGAGCAGTTGAACGACACCGGGCTCGGGCGGCTCGGAGCGCGGCATCATATCGTCAGAGCGCTCAGCGTAGTCAAGCCACGCCAGAACGCTGCCGATCGTGCCACGCTCATCTACCTGAAGGAACCCACGCACCTCATCGGTGAAAGCACGCAGCTGCGCCGTGGCCGTGCGCTGGGGACCGCGCGTTTCGTTCGCGGAAAGCTCGATATCAAGCCGCAGCTCGGTCTCGATGAGGCGAATGAGATCGGGCACAGGCTGTCCGGCAGCACGCCGCAAACGATCGAACGTCGCCCCCGCTTCCCGCAGACGCTCCCGTCCCTGTTCCGTGAAACGCTCGAGCAATCGGTAGTCGTCTCGCGCCGTTCGAAGAAACTCGAGGGCGTCGATAATCGACGCCTTTTCGTCGGCACCGGCCGATTGGCGCACGCGATCTCGGACCTCGTCCGGCAGCGGCACAAGAGCGCCGTCGCGCTGAGACAGGTCGATCGCGAGGTCGTAGAGCGCCGCCATATCGGCGACACCGATCGAGAACCGCGGCCCGACGAGCAACCGGATGAGAGCCGAGCCCTGGGACGGGTCATGGAGAACGCGCATGGCACTGACAACATCGAGAACCTCGGCCGCGGAAAGCAGGCCGCCGAGGCCGAGGATGCGGTTCGGAATACCTCGGCGCGTGAGAGCGTCGGAGAACACCCGCATATGTTTCTTGGAACGAAACAGAAGCGCTCCCGTGTGTGGTTCAGCTCCCTCGTGCCTCCCCCGGCATGATTCCATCCAGGCCGCGACGGTCTCCGCCTCCTCGTCGAGAGTGTCGGGGAACCGCACCTCGACGTGCCCCTCGCCCGCGATCGGTGATGGCTCAAGCGGCTTCACATCGAAGCCTCGGGACGTGCGGAACGGAGCAAGAAGCGCGTTCGCTGCGCGAAGGACAACCCGGTGATTGCGCCAGCTGGTCATGAGGTCGAAGCGGGCCGCGGGAACGCCGCCCGCGAAATCGGCAGCGAACGCATGCAGGTTATCGGCGCTTGCCCCTCGCCATCCGTAGATCGACTGGTTCGGATCGCCGACTGCCATCACGGCCGTTCCGCGGAACAACGCGGACAGAAGGCGCGTCTGCAAAACCGAGGTGTCCTGATATTCATCGAGCAGAACAACGCGGAATTCAGCGCGCACCTGATGCGCAACATCGGGCGCACGCTCGATGACGTCGAGCGCCCCGGACACCTGATCGGCGAAATCGAGCACTCCGCGACGCTGCTTCTCTTCGGCGTAGGCATCGACGAGGTCGAGCAACAGCGGCAACGTCGACAGGGCCTCGTACGCGGCCTCCCAGTCACGCGTCGACGCCACGTCGGGGTCAACGAAATCGGCGAATTCGCCTGCCTGTCGAAGCGCATACCGGCGCACCTCGTCGGGGTCCGCCCGATGGTCGAGGATGTCCCCGGCGAGCGACTGCACGTGCTCAACCAAACCGCCCAACGACTGGTCGACATCTTCCAGGCCGTCGATATCGGCGCGCAGCAGCACCTGGCGCGCGAGAACCCATGACGCCGAAGACGAGAGCATCGTCGCATCAGGATCACGCCCAATGCGCGCGGCGTTTTCCCGCACGAGAGTATCGGCGAAGGCGTTATAGGTGGACACGCGCGGTCGGTTGAGAAGCTCTTCGGCGGAGGCGACCGTTCCCGGCACCCATCCCGTTGCGTAGTGGTCTGCGAGTTCGTCCAGAACGTCGCGCCGAACCGCCTGACGTTGTGCGCCGTCGCTGGCCGCGGCGATGCGAGCGAGAGCGCCGGAAGCCACAATGTGGTTCAGGTGCGGAAGAAGACCACGACGGCCGAACTCATCAATCTGCTCGAGGCGCTTACCGATACGCTCGGCAAGCTCGCCAGCCGCTTTGCGGGTGAAGGTCAATCCGAGAATCTCATCGCGACGGACGTGACCGTTTGCGACAAGCCACACCACCCGCGCCGACATTGTCTCGGTCTTCCCGCTGCCTGCGCCGGCGACGACAAGCGCGGGCGAGGGCGGTGCTTCGATAACCGACCGCTGCGCCGGAGTTGGCGTGTGCTGTCCGATTGCCGCAGCAATCGTCTCGGCCGATATGCCGTGACCGGTTCCCCAGCTCATTCGCTGCCTGCCTTCCGCTGTTCGTGACGCGGGCTCATGAGGAAACCGCCTTGATGGTGTGGATTCGGCACACGGGCGCGAACCTCGCGCCCTCGCAGTGCGATTCGACTGCCGCCGTGAAGCTGGACGCCGCCATCCCCCGCCCGGCCTCAACAACGCGTGCGAGGAACTCGTCGCGGCTGGGTCCCTGAAGCGGGTGCTGGTGAGCGACTCGATAGGGGCTCTTGGAAGTCGTCTGCGAAACGACAAGGAGCCGCGCCCCGGCCATGCCGCCCGGATCCGCTCCGGGGACCAGCCCCTCCTGCACCGCGATCTGGTAGGTGGCCAATTGGGCATCACTGGCGACGCTCGGGTCGGTGGTTCGTTGTTCGAATTTGCCGCTCTTGAGATCAGCGACAACAACGGCCTCCGTGGCGTCATCGTCGAGCGGTGCGATGGGCTCGGGCGCTGGCCGGGTCCCCCGCGCTTCCATGTGATCGCCGCCGCCGCGCCGGTAGCCTTCGACCCTGTCGATGACGCCCCTAACGATGGCTCGACGCGGCGCCTCGATGCTGTCACCGGTATGAACGGAGCCGTCGTCGAACGCCACGGCGAACCGGAAGGGCGCTTCGGAGGCGATGACCCTGCCGCCTTCGGAACGAACGCTGCTGAGGTAGTAGTCGAGGCGCGAAATGTACTGGTCAAGGCGCCGTCGCTCTTTTCGAGCAATCCAGGGTGTCTCGAAATCGAGCTCGCCCCACCGCTCTTCGACAACACGGCGAAGCTCATCGGCTCCTCCGTCAGGAACGCGTTCCAGCGCCGCATGGAGGATGGTGCCGAGACCAGCGCTCGGCGACGTCACGGTGTCGCCTCCGAGCGACGAGATGGCCCACTGCAGCCCGCACTCCTCGAATGTCTCAATGCGCGATGGCGATATCCGCACCGGCCCCGCCTCAATGTCGCGAAGCGGCGCCGTCGTCGTTGGCGGACGCTGTCCGTACCAGGACTCCGGGTCTGCGCCGGGAACACCAGCGTCTGCCAGAAGGCGCAGCTGGCCGGCCGCGTGCTCCCGTTGCGCGAGATCGTCTGTTGTCGTCAGCGTGCGGCGATGATGCGCGACGAGGCCGCGCAACGTGAGGGGGTGGTCCTCGTGAGGAGATGCGGCGGCGGCGGGTAAAAACCCGAACAGAGGGCTGGGCGTGCTCGATTCATCGTCGACAGCCGTGACCAACAGGCGCGCGCGTGCACGTGAGATGGCACGGACGAAAAGTCGGAGCTCGTCGTGCAGGGCCTCGCGTCGTCTATCGATCAGCGGGGGTGTTTCGGTCTCGACCCGCCCCTCGCGGAGCGCGTGAACGGCTTCGGCCAAGCGCCACGTGCCCAGGAGCCCACCGCGCGGTCGAAGGTTTGGCCACACGCCGTCCTGCAGTCCGGCGATCACAACGGCGTCAAACTCGGTCGCGAGAGCGTTCGCTGGCGTCAGCAGCGTGACGCTCGCGGCGCGTTCCGGCGCTGACAGGGTGTCTTCGGGAACATCGCTGTCGAGAATCTCGCGGATGAATGGTCCTGGGCCCTGCTCGGGATTGCGCTCGATCGACCTCTTGGCCGCCTGAAAAAGCGCAACAAGTCCATCGAGCGCGCGGGTGGCTTCGGCGGCCAGCGGTCCGGACGATGTTGCCAGCCGGTGCCAATGCGAGGACAACCGCCGGCCGTCGATGGTGCGTGCTCGATCCCAGGCGTGCCACAGGAGATCGTGGATTGTTGCGCCCTCTCGTGTCATGTCACCCAGCCCGCTCAGGGTCGTGGCGAGCCGCTCGGCGGATCGTCCCTCGGGGGTGTCGAGAAGCCCGAACTGGACGGGGTGGAAGAACCCTTCTCGCACGAGCTCTCGTGCGGGCCTCGCGCCTCCCGTCGCCATTTCGGCATGGCGCAGCCGCGCACGGAGGCGGCGCAGAGCCACACCGTCAAAGCCGCCGTACGACGACCGCAATGCCCGATCGAGCGCTTCGTCGTCCCACTGCTCGGGAGGTGTTGTTCCCAAACGCACCAGCTCGACGATCTGCCGCACGGCGGGCTCCGTGCCCAGCGGGCGAGCAACGCCTGCGGCGCGCGTTGGTACTTCCCGCGCGGCGAGCTCGTTCTCGAGCATCACCAGCTGCCGTGTGTCGTGCGCGATGATTGCCATGTCGTTCCATGGGACACCGCCGGTGAGATGCCACTCGCGCAGTCGCCAGGCAATCGCATCAATCTCATCATGGGGAGAAGCCGCACGCACCACCGAAAGAGATGTGGGTTGCTCCGGCGCCGGGCCCGGTGCGAGACGATGCTGGACCATCGCACTGGCACCAATGCTCTGGGTGACGCTGCGCGACAACCAGCTGAGCTCGTCGCCCGCACGGTGTTGGCCCGTGAGCACGATCATTTGACCGAGATCGCGGGCGAGCCCGGAGAAGAGGTCGGGTGTGATGCCTCGGAATGCCCCGGACGCAATATCGGGATCGCCGAACGCCATCACCGCGACGCCGCGCCCGCGCAACGCTCGAACAAGAGCGATTCCTCCGCGCGTGAGTTCTTGGGCATCGTCGATCATGATCGTGCGCAGCCGGTCGATTCCCGCAACCGTTTCTCGTGTGCGCAGAATCCGCTCGGCCTCGCTGATGAGCTCGGCGGCGTCGCGCGACGACGTGCGCATCTGTGAAACGACGTCTGCGTATTCCGACAGCAGCTGCGCGACGGGCGACCATTCACCGCCGCTCAGCGCGCTGAGCTCTTCCGAGGAGACATCGAGCTCGATCGCGGAGTCGAGAAAGGCACGAAGCTCGGACCGGAAATCGCGAGTGCGCCGGACGTCGACGCTGAGGTGCGCTGGCCACGTGATTCGACCGTCGGCGATATCGCCCTCAATGATGTGGGCAAGGATGCGGTCTTGATCCGCACCCGTCAGGAGCTGTGGTGCGTCCTCACCACGCGCCGCGGCATCGGAGCGCACGATGTGAAAGGCAAGAGCGCCCACCGACCGCGCGAGCGGCCCGGGTGTGGCGACACCAGCGGCGAGACCCAGGTGATCGCGCAAACGCGTTGCCGACACACGTGACGGTGTGAGCACCATGAGCTCCTCAGGAGACAGCTGAGGAGCGTCGCCGCCGATCAGTCGGGACGTGCGGGCCGTGATGACGCTGGTCTTGCCCGAACCCGCAGCCCCGACAACAACAGCGCTCTGGGTGGGATCGGCGTCGATGACGCGCTTCTGCTCCGGGTCCCACGCGACGTTCTCGGGTGATGTGTGCGCCATGGTGTCCACGGTAGTGATCACTTCCGACATTCCTCGGCAGCGCCGTGTTCGCCCTCGGCGTGAGACAGGTCACCCCACCTGTCACCTGCAATAGAGTGATGAAGCGGCATCGGCCGCATCTGAACTGCGACGAAAGGCACCTCCGTGGAGATCCGCATCGGCATGATGAACACCGGCCGCGAGCTGAGCTTCGAAACGAGCGAGGCGCGCGAAGACATCAGCGCGAAGGTCGCATCGGCTCTCGAGACGAAGTCCGCATCGCTGTCCTTCACCGACGTCAAGGGCAGCACATACGTCGTCCCGGCATCCGCTCTGGCCTATGTCGAGATCGGCTCCGACGAGACGCGTCGCGTCGGTTTCGTCGCCTAACGCCGTCTCACCCTCAGCCTCTCGACTGCCCAGCGGCCGAGAGGCTGAGCTATGCCGATAGTCCGAGCGCGGACATACGCTGGGAGTGTGCCGAGACGAGAGCCGTGAAAACGGGCTCGACCTTCTTCTCGTCGTGCTGGGCGAGACGCGTCGGACGCAGTGCGGCGCGCGCCACCAGCAGAGTGTCGCCGACGAGGCGCCTGGCCCACATCGACAGCAGCCCGCGCATCTCGTCGTCCGCCTCGATCGTCGCTGTCAGCAGGTCCGTCACCTGTTGCCGGTCGGGGGCCGAAGCCAGCACACGTGACGCGCGACGTCCCGTCTCGCCATAGCTTGCGGCAAGGGCGACGTAGAAGTCGTCGAGCATCCCGGCCGTGATCTGAACGGAGAGCATCGTCTCGCGTGGCCTCGCCCCGATGGTCTTCCACCGAAACGCGTCAAGCGCTTCCTGGAACGGCGCCATGACCTCCGTGGGATCAAGCCCGCGATCACGAATGATGTCGACGATGCCGCGATGCTTGCGCAGCGCTGCGCCTGCCGCGAGAGAGAGCGCCTCTTTCTCGTCCAGTTCCGGTGTCGAGCGGATCAGGCGCGACAGCGTCTCGAAATAACCGAGCTGAAGGTAGGCCGCCTGTCCGAGGAAGACTTCGACGTCGGGCGCAAGCTCGGCGAAGTCAACGCGAACCGCGTCGCCGAGTTCGCCGCGAGCACGCAACCGTAGGACGCGCGTCGGCCGTTCGCGACGCCAGAAGAGCCAGTTCACCACGCTCAGAGGCTACTCCAGCGTTCCGCTCAGCACCTGCAATGCGGCGTTCGCTCGTCTCCGAGGGGTACGCTGATGGCGTCCCCGACACAGGATCGGGGCGCCGCGCCTGCAGCGGAAACGGAATAGGCGTGGACGCAATCGCCGACGGAAGCCGCGCCATCCGCGCCGCTCCGCCGAGACAGGCAGCAGCTGAATATGACTACGTTCGCCGAACTTGGTGTCGACCAAGACATCGTTGACGCGCTCGCGTCGCGGGGCATCGTCGATGCTTTCCCGATCCAGGAGCAGACGATCCCGATCTCGATGCCCGGCCAGGACGTCATCGGCCAGGCCAAGACCGGAACGGGCAAGACCTTTGGATTTGGCATTCCCCTCGTCCAACGCCTCGGCCCGAACCCGGAGCACGGCGTCAAGGCCCTCATCGTCGTCCCCACCCGCGAACTCGCAACACAGGTGTACGAAGACCTGGATCTGCTGACCAGCGGACGCTCAACGCACGTTGTGGCCATCTACGGAGGCAAGGCCTACGAGGGCCAGATCGAGCAGCTCAAGGCGGGCGCGCAAATCGTCGTCGGAACGCCGGGACGTCTCATCGACCTCGTAGGCCAGCGTCTGCTCGATCTCTCCAGCGCAACGGAGGTGGTCCTCGATGAGGCCGACAAGATGCTTGACCTCGGATTCCTGTCCGATATCGAGAAGATCTTCCTCAAGGTTGCTCCCAAGCGCCACACACAGCTGTTCAGCGCGACGATGCCGGGGCCGATTGTGGCACTCGCGCGTCGGTTCATGTCGAACCCCATCCACATGCGCGCCTCCGACCCCGACGAGGGGCTGACGCAGGCGAACATCAAGCACATCGTCTACCGCGCCCACCAGCTCGACAAGGACGAGGTCATCGGTCGTATGCTGCAGGCAACCGACCGCGGCAAGACGGTGATCTTTACACGCACCAAGCGCGCGGCGCAGCGGCTCGTTGACGAGCTCAGCGACCGCGGCTTCAACGTCGGTGGTGTGCATGGCGACATGGGTCAGGAGCAGCGCGAGCGCTCGATGGCAGCGTTCAAGGCCGGAAAGCGCGACGTGATGGTCGCGACGGACGTGGCCGCACGCGGTATCGACGTCAACGACGTCACGCTCGTCATCAACCACACGATTCCCGACGACGAGAAGACCTATCTGCACCGCGTCGGTCGTACCGGTCGCGCTGGTCGCACCGGCACGGCCGTGACGTTTGTCGACTGGGCTGATCTGCACAAGTGGGTGCTCATCAACCGCGCGCTCGACTTCGGACAGCCCGAGCCCGTCGAGACCTATTCGACGAGCCCTCACCTGTACACCGATCTGAACATCCCTGAAGGCACAAAGGGTCGCATCGCAACGGCCCCGCGCAAAAAAGAAGAAGACAAGAAGCCTGCAGAGCGTGCGCGTCGCCGCCGTCCGAGCAGTGCCGAGAGGGCAGCTACAGCCGAAGAAGCACCGTCCGCCGACGGACAGGGCACACACGACGGCCAGGGCAAGGAGCACCGCGACGGATCGAG containing:
- a CDS encoding ferritin-like fold-containing protein, yielding MVNWLFWRRERPTRVLRLRARGELGDAVRVDFAELAPDVEVFLGQAAYLQLGYFETLSRLIRSTPELDEKEALSLAAGAALRKHRGIVDIIRDRGLDPTEVMAPFQEALDAFRWKTIGARPRETMLSVQITAGMLDDFYVALAASYGETGRRASRVLASAPDRQQVTDLLTATIEADDEMRGLLSMWARRLVGDTLLVARAALRPTRLAQHDEKKVEPVFTALVSAHSQRMSALGLSA
- a CDS encoding phosphotransferase gives rise to the protein MARSPFTLAAAATAAFSGAEIVGARRLTAEGAGRYDAAIATLSDGRDLVVRIPTDDDALADAESELIALRALTHGVRDLLPFDAPEFLGSAPVLDSRVIVTDYLPGYQVEAAHVPRGRGIAHELGRGIARIHALPPSIVRSAGLPERSPSDARADLEKLLDVIGRSGRVPVRLMVRWREAAEDERLWSYESTVVLGGVQTTSFLFDDDDTGEPRLTGLLDWHGLAIGDPAIDMHWTASAPDAADDVFTAYAAASVRAPDGAMRVRARLHAELEFAKWLVHGVEAHRADIVDDAADLLESLSAGLADDQLLSDLPDRERADVSEVIALLDRVPRAHGSDDTPRRADTSMHTDAFSPEELRLHADEDWDAAPPRRDTAEESTQPLSPPAE
- a CDS encoding DEAD/DEAH box helicase: MTTFAELGVDQDIVDALASRGIVDAFPIQEQTIPISMPGQDVIGQAKTGTGKTFGFGIPLVQRLGPNPEHGVKALIVVPTRELATQVYEDLDLLTSGRSTHVVAIYGGKAYEGQIEQLKAGAQIVVGTPGRLIDLVGQRLLDLSSATEVVLDEADKMLDLGFLSDIEKIFLKVAPKRHTQLFSATMPGPIVALARRFMSNPIHMRASDPDEGLTQANIKHIVYRAHQLDKDEVIGRMLQATDRGKTVIFTRTKRAAQRLVDELSDRGFNVGGVHGDMGQEQRERSMAAFKAGKRDVMVATDVAARGIDVNDVTLVINHTIPDDEKTYLHRVGRTGRAGRTGTAVTFVDWADLHKWVLINRALDFGQPEPVETYSTSPHLYTDLNIPEGTKGRIATAPRKKEEDKKPAERARRRRPSSAERAATAEEAPSADGQGTHDGQGKEHRDGSSGTPSRRRRRRRRPSGGTPQVSG
- a CDS encoding DUF3107 domain-containing protein is translated as MEIRIGMMNTGRELSFETSEAREDISAKVASALETKSASLSFTDVKGSTYVVPASALAYVEIGSDETRRVGFVA
- a CDS encoding ATP-dependent helicase codes for the protein MAHTSPENVAWDPEQKRVIDADPTQSAVVVGAAGSGKTSVITARTSRLIGGDAPQLSPEELMVLTPSRVSATRLRDHLGLAAGVATPGPLARSVGALAFHIVRSDAAARGEDAPQLLTGADQDRILAHIIEGDIADGRITWPAHLSVDVRRTRDFRSELRAFLDSAIELDVSSEELSALSGGEWSPVAQLLSEYADVVSQMRTSSRDAAELISEAERILRTRETVAGIDRLRTIMIDDAQELTRGGIALVRALRGRGVAVMAFGDPDIASGAFRGITPDLFSGLARDLGQMIVLTGQHRAGDELSWLSRSVTQSIGASAMVQHRLAPGPAPEQPTSLSVVRAASPHDEIDAIAWRLREWHLTGGVPWNDMAIIAHDTRQLVMLENELAAREVPTRAAGVARPLGTEPAVRQIVELVRLGTTPPEQWDDEALDRALRSSYGGFDGVALRRLRARLRHAEMATGGARPARELVREGFFHPVQFGLLDTPEGRSAERLATTLSGLGDMTREGATIHDLLWHAWDRARTIDGRRLSSHWHRLATSSGPLAAEATRALDGLVALFQAAKRSIERNPEQGPGPFIREILDSDVPEDTLSAPERAASVTLLTPANALATEFDAVVIAGLQDGVWPNLRPRGGLLGTWRLAEAVHALREGRVETETPPLIDRRREALHDELRLFVRAISRARARLLVTAVDDESSTPSPLFGFLPAAAASPHEDHPLTLRGLVAHHRRTLTTTDDLAQREHAAGQLRLLADAGVPGADPESWYGQRPPTTTAPLRDIEAGPVRISPSRIETFEECGLQWAISSLGGDTVTSPSAGLGTILHAALERVPDGGADELRRVVEERWGELDFETPWIARKERRRLDQYISRLDYYLSSVRSEGGRVIASEAPFRFAVAFDDGSVHTGDSIEAPRRAIVRGVIDRVEGYRRGGGDHMEARGTRPAPEPIAPLDDDATEAVVVADLKSGKFEQRTTDPSVASDAQLATYQIAVQEGLVPGADPGGMAGARLLVVSQTTSKSPYRVAHQHPLQGPSRDEFLARVVEAGRGMAASSFTAAVESHCEGARFAPVCRIHTIKAVSS
- a CDS encoding ATP-dependent DNA helicase, translating into MSWGTGHGISAETIAAAIGQHTPTPAQRSVIEAPPSPALVVAGAGSGKTETMSARVVWLVANGHVRRDEILGLTFTRKAAGELAERIGKRLEQIDEFGRRGLLPHLNHIVASGALARIAAASDGAQRQAVRRDVLDELADHYATGWVPGTVASAEELLNRPRVSTYNAFADTLVRENAARIGRDPDATMLSSSASWVLARQVLLRADIDGLEDVDQSLGGLVEHVQSLAGDILDHRADPDEVRRYALRQAGEFADFVDPDVASTRDWEAAYEALSTLPLLLDLVDAYAEEKQRRGVLDFADQVSGALDVIERAPDVAHQVRAEFRVVLLDEYQDTSVLQTRLLSALFRGTAVMAVGDPNQSIYGWRGASADNLHAFAADFAGGVPAARFDLMTSWRNHRVVLRAANALLAPFRTSRGFDVKPLEPSPIAGEGHVEVRFPDTLDEEAETVAAWMESCRGRHEGAEPHTGALLFRSKKHMRVFSDALTRRGIPNRILGLGGLLSAAEVLDVVSAMRVLHDPSQGSALIRLLVGPRFSIGVADMAALYDLAIDLSQRDGALVPLPDEVRDRVRQSAGADEKASIIDALEFLRTARDDYRLLERFTEQGRERLREAGATFDRLRRAAGQPVPDLIRLIETELRLDIELSANETRGPQRTATAQLRAFTDEVRGFLQVDERGTIGSVLAWLDYAERSDDMMPRSEPPEPGVVQLLTMHGSKGLEWDSVAVVRLLDGELPGPSRGRLGGFGLGKLPYPFRGDVRALPVFEWVAPASIADAKQLRAETKQLRAAFADFAAANREHQLAEERRLAYVAVTRARGELLLTGSHWAGQKKPKKPSDFLIEIMEELGLGLIEEPADDATNPYEGAGVTVEWPLDPLGDRGPRVRAAAEAVRAAAPAEPSGQLALLLAERAEREREIPATIPTRIPASKFKDYVTDFAGTSAELLRPMPEKPFRQTRLGTLFHQWVEQRSGLVGQAATPDDPLWEIDEDLDERRGEASAQDESDLQRLREIFEASEWGGLSPRAVETEVNFAMPALDGGTPHLIICKLDAVFERDDRGGRIEIVDWKTGRAPKTDTEREDRMLQLALYRLAYHRQHGVPLEDIDVALFYVPDNLVLRDDRVVTEDELVERWHAARAR